TCAGCAACAACCAGCAGCGCAGCAGAATAGACCATCGGTGCAAAGTACATTACCGGCACCGCACTTTACGCCAAATCGACCGCCTCCACCGTTCATGTCAAATCCACCACCATTCGTTCAAGTACCACCAAGATTTCCGCCTCGTCAAGCTGTACCACCCGCTCCCTTCATGACGCAGCCGCCACCGATATCGAACGCAAACTTTGTGCAGaatccgccgccgccgacggtAGTAGATTCGGGTAGTGCTGGGGTGCCGCATTCTGACGTGGCCGATATACCGGAACCGTCAGAGAAACGTCCGGCAGATCCGAGCACTCCATTGCCGGATGATTTACAAGAAGCTCTCAATATAATCTTTCCTAAGGAGGAAACCGCGGAAACCAAACAGCAACAACAGAGTCAACAGGAATCTAACATTATGTATTCTTCTATGTACAGTATGTTGGGTTGTGTAGGATATGGTCCCGAGTACATGGATCAGCCACCACCCGAAATTATGCAAGAAGCGGAAGCGGACACGCAACCCGGGCCCGATGATTTGCGCATGTTGGGCATCGATGAGGGTGATACGATTTTGTAAATCATGATCGCGATCTATGGATTCATTATCGATGTATGGCATTTCGTTAATGATTCACGTGCAAGAAAAATCGCAATAGAGAAGATTATTTATCCGTATCTAatctttatcatttatttcgataatattttatcaataactttcttttatgttttgaaatagaatatgataaaaaaaaaataaaacaattctaCGACAGATGATCCTAAAATACTGTGAACATATAAAGTCAGcgccataaaaaattaaaaatttggcCCAGCTTAAGCAACATGTACGGTCTGTAAAGATTACTTAACGATATACAGTAGAACTTACAAATTGCCCGCTagattatgttattatttcgTTAACATAACTATTCTTTTCatttagtaatatatttttgtcaattttgttttagaaaatagatACACTATTGCACAATcaatatcacatttttaatgacattaacaataataatgattaatgtatgatatagttttaaactttgtctctatcttttaaaaaaaaggttataaGAATTTGTTGAAAATCGATAAATCTGAATAATGTTATGGAATGTTATCAGTGCATAAGTCAAAAAAATAAGACGAGatgtaatatcaataaaagaatacaattTCACATTTGTGTATTAACATTGATATtgtatatctttaatattgcaaatcCGTAACTTTCAAGCTTACGccgtatatgtacattttcgaatgtaaaagaaatgcgagatttttaaatatatatatatatataaagataatagaTTACATCGGAATGTATCGTAACATTGGAGACATGTATATGCGACATTTCCcgagattaaataattatttttcttcttttaaagaaTCACTTTGACTTTTCAAGCTTTCTGTTTCTTTAAGTTTAATCTtacaatttctaaaaattaatagattacGATTTCTAAAGATAATATCACATTGTGGTTTTGAAAGTTAATATATCATAACTACGAATCTATTGCGAAATTGTTGAAACTATCTCTATTGAAATATAGATCACATGGCACCATTTAATTCTTAAGTATCCATTTTGACTTAAGTTTTTCAGTACTCAGGAAATCTCtggttttcgttaattctgtttttgtaaaaatgctTAATACATGCTCTATCGTAGCATAATTAGcctacataatataatatcgaaTAAACTTTCTTcggttaaaattaatctataaatgCAAGAATTAACAATAGAGTTGCAAACATCGATGTTAGTACCAAATTACTATATCGATAATCGTATTAGGCGAAGCGTCACAATTTGATAAAACACACTCGCATAAAAGAGTGCATAGAAGAATTAAATCGTGCTTTATAGTCTTTAGTGATGCACGTAATTACAGTCTATATTTCTTGCAGTCAAATCGGAATGTAAATTCAATGTAGATTCTCACGTactaaaaacattattaaaggCCTACTTTAGGATTTCTGTTCGTCGTCTACGTGTGTATGGATGGGAAATGCAATTCGTAATGCGAACACGGCGGTGTAAGTAAAATCCCGTCGTAAATCGATGTGAATCTATACTTTAAATCTGAAGTACCAAGCCCGCGCTAGAAATGTTGTCACCGCCTCCTGCCGTTTGACTAGCTTGCGTGCAAACCAATACGGGAGCGACGCACACCTGAATAGAAATATTCTCTTGCTCCACCTTCAATATTTCATCCCAACAAGATACTGGCTTGTCGATGTTCAATGCTATTCGAGTACCGTCGACGATAGACGTCGAGAAACTGTCGTCCATGATCAGGGTGGCTTTCGTTACATCAACCTACACATTAGatgaaatacttttaaaatcgCGAACGTAAGACGGCTTATTGctcacatatataatatacatatataatatatattttaatatataaattaaatgtcatataTATGTCTAGTAATTTCTGTAAACGtttcatttgaaaaaaagttgcgGATTTGATAATTATGATCAAATATTAGAAATCTGGTAAAACATTTAGGAAAACTATTGTTATAAACTATTCACATATAATTCAATTAGAAAACGCTTGtcgacaatttatttattcatatatcttAACACTTACGTTACTCGATGCGCATACATGTCTGTGTGCGGTTAACGATGCTTTGGCCGCAGCGGCCATAGTATTCTTCCAAACAGAATCTTTAACGGTGAATATGGCTTGGTACGCCAGCGTGTGCACGTGAATTCTCGTGATCTCTCTAGAATTCGCGATCGACTTGCCTCTCAGGCGTATGAGTTTGAACAATGTTCTCATCTGATCCAACACTGTTGCGACACGCGGAGTTGAGTTTGCCACTAATGAGATATTACCGTAATACATAGTATTGTACAAATTCGCTATTTCCTGTTCGTTCATTCCCAAACTGTCGGCAAACGGAACCACCAAATCGCACAGCTCAAAAAGCAATTTATCCTCGGCGAATGAAGCCATTTCGAAATGAATTCTGGTAGAGCTCAGACGTTCCaccatttgtttttttacatttatcagCAGGTTCTTGCGTTTGTCTATACAATTGTGTGTAAAAACgcgtagattttttaaaatttaatgcataATTGTGGATATAATCACTAAAATATTACCTTCTTGAAATGGATAGTTGTCCATCATTTGTAGGCCACTGACTACCAATAAATCAGGATCGTAGGTTCTCAGAATTTTGTCGAAGGCGTTAAATGAACTGATCAGTGGATTATTTATGTCGTTGTGAATAATATATCTAGAAAAAGGTGTAAAAGAATGCAGTTTCTaccaattaatattatttacttaattatgcatttttattcaGGATTGGACATAAttcttaatgtaaaatataaatgatctacattatatgtatacaatgcAAACTATTTTAGTTATGTAATTTATGGATCATCaaagattcaaattttatcaacaataataaaaggtatattctattttttaattttaatatttttattttatcaatactcTACTAAAGTGTCATATATTAACAatcttataacttaattttacttttttctttttctctttgttatttataatttatagtactTTATATTGCTCACATCTAcagaaagattttatataaacacaatgtaatttatacataatttatgtaGAAGTAATCAGAAAATGTACAAGATAACTCTgcatttatcttattattatgtcTGTTATCTTATTATcagtttttattatctatgttaCCTGTTTGCTCTCGCACTGGAATAAGGGCCCCATACTTCGCCATGCTTGTATTCCATGATGAGGTGAATATCATCGCGTTTTACTTCACCACCCACTATATTTATCACCTGAGGGAACATCTGGTGCAAGGATTTGGTCATCTTAGCCGCGAGAGTCACGTCGCATCCCTCCCGCGCGAATCGCATCGCCATGACTGCCGCATTTCCTCCGATTGTCGAGTAGGACGAGGGAAACGACCGTGCTTTTGACACCAATTCGTCGAATAAAGTTCTGTTTGCCATGTAGCGTCTgtagaaaaaagttttgctCTGTGTAGGATAGCTATAATTATTACgtgcaattataatatactaaaatGATTTAGAAGGGATAATAAACCTgtatagaaaacatttttatacttttaagtaaataaaaatatttatggttgCCGGAAAAAGCTATTGGTTAAACACATTTAAGATTCTCTAATTCTCTATTATGAAACATCTTGTGTAACACGTCTCATGTCAAATGTAACTTATTAATCAATTacttatataactataaaataattgaaataattaacatctaacaattactatatttaattattaagcaATGCGCTTTCCGTTACATGTGCATACTTGCAGAACGTTTAATGTAAAAACGATGATAGAATTCAAACAAATCTTACTCGGCTGCGGCTCCATGGCGAAAATAATAAGCAAAGCTCTTGAGCAGTTCAAGCTGGGTATTGATCTCGTCAAAGTGTTCAGGTCGGCCGATTTCATCCGAATATCTTAGCAGATGTTTCGCGTCGATGAAGACGTCGGTGCATACGCCATAACCTATGGCAACTTTCGGCCTCCTCGTGATAACATACTTGTTCTCGAGCTTCTCGAGACCGTGCAACAGAGTCAGCAATCGTTTATGCAGGACGTCGTCGATGTTGCGGTAATAGATTGCCGTCAGTACGATTAATACGGTGAAAAACGTCCCGAAGCCTAACCTCTTCTTGTACCCCATATTGTCGCCGTCAGCACACTCGGCCCCGCGAGGAACGTTCCGAATCCTAACCTCTTGTACTCAACACAGCGACAGCTCCCCTAGTCCCCTCTCCTTAGATTAATGAGTGCATTGGGTGCCGCCACGGTGTGGAGGCAAACGGTAACAAAAAATAGGTCCAATTACAGTAATCCAcatgaaatttataatgtatcaattataaaaaatattgataaaaaaattattaaatgttcatGTTCGTGCAAAGCCGAGTCTGGACAATGCAAGCACTGCATAGcagttcttattataattaggtaaaagttatatataaatatataaatatattaaatattatacttctaattaattcattttgatataaaaaatatttatcatttaatttacaGGACAGAAAAGTGTGATATAAAAAGAGCTACATGCCATATTAAACAGAAAtgggacaaattaaaaaacacaacaGGCGTCTGACGCTGGAGCGCGAGGGAACATGGCAGAGTGGCGTACCGCCTTTCCGATTTAGTTTTCCGAGGCCCATAGGACAGCACCCTTAAACGTTGCACGCGCAAAAAGTTACACAATTGACCGCGAAATTTGCATAGGTTACCTGCAGACAGTGCAGACACTTGctttattttgaaactttctttcgataagatatttatctcatctaaatatttgtatatcaattgtcaaaattgtaaatgttttaGAGCCATGTAATGTACCATGtaatatagtatattaaaagggtattataaaaagagtaaaaatattaaagagtaacaaagaattaaagagaggaaagaataaagaaaatataaaagtattatttattcaaaaaaatatattttaaatattgggttaaaatttttcagagccttggtatttttaacttatttatttgagcatgataaatattcacatatatatatatataatatatatattgtggtaaaatattaatttaaaagtttttttacacacaaatgttttcttaacCTAATCATGGATGATTATAATGCAAGGGGTGTCCAAATAGTCAAAATACACTGAGTAGGTTGAGGGCATACTAAATAcccttaaaaaaatgataatgcaagacttattttttaagaaaaacttatataattaatgattctATCAAATATGTATCTGTTTGCTTTAagtacatacaatatataaaaaacagtcTATCTCATAAAGTAAACAATCACATGTAGAATATGTATACACCGACATTTTgatcagaaatattttatggaagtataaaatttaaaagtttatatatcgCTTTAAAATCTTATAGCTATGAATCAAACAatcattattatgtaaatacaaaaaaatttttacacttacATATTGCGtaatacattacatataaaaaatgcctaaaaaacattataattaaagtacTTATGCTATATAATGCACAGAAAattggaataataaatataaatataattgaaatgatattaaaatataagttataaatatctCTCATAATATCTCATAAAGAATTCAAACTCTCTTGTAAAGAACTCAAACTAGAAGCAAAGACGaatgataataacaaaatactatgtacaatattttgatttatctataataatattctttgtatCTTCAATTGTATCTTCCGAGATTTCTATTGTATATCTTTTGCATATCTTTTTGTcagaaatttatatcaaactaGCAATTTAACATaacttaaaacaatatatatacctGACAATGTTTCATATCATATTGTATATTGTCTGTAAACAACATTCATTCAGAAGATCTAATTATGTTACCCCAGATTAAtgtgaataaattttcacTCAAGTTATCTAATTCACGTttagttttgtattttttgttattaaaattttaataactgaaaataacattttaataagaccttttatattaaaatagttcAGCTATTCTAACATAAATCTATAAAGGATGCGTTCGAGGAGACGTTATTAGCtctaccagcatcagtctatcttcattactcattaaaagtagaacaaggaagACTGATGCTGATAACACTAATAGCGTCTCTCCGAACGCATCCAAAGTCAGCAAAGTATTGGAcattgatgtaaaaaaaatgtaaaaattcttaattatgtgGATAAATTTTCACTCAgaataatgtaagaaaatatgAGTAACTACATTCCACAGAATTAAAAGAATCTGGTGCAGTAATGTCTCATTCGTGTCGATTACTACAATTAGCAATTTTCTGTTAACTCTAGTATTCCATTCGGGACAAGATATTAATTCGCCAAAGTACTTTCACACTCCTTATTCTTCGTGTGAAGGCGCATAT
This sequence is a window from Monomorium pharaonis isolate MP-MQ-018 chromosome 3, ASM1337386v2, whole genome shotgun sequence. Protein-coding genes within it:
- the LOC105829982 gene encoding ADP-dependent glucokinase, with product MGYKKRLGFGTFFTVLIVLTAIYYRNIDDVLHKRLLTLLHGLEKLENKYVITRRPKVAIGYGVCTDVFIDAKHLLRYSDEIGRPEHFDEINTQLELLKSFAYYFRHGAAAERYMANRTLFDELVSKARSFPSSYSTIGGNAAVMAMRFAREGCDVTLAAKMTKSLHQMFPQVINIVGGEVKRDDIHLIMEYKHGEVWGPYSSARANRYIIHNDINNPLISSFNAFDKILRTYDPDLLVVSGLQMMDNYPFQEDKRKNLLINVKKQMVERLSSTRIHFEMASFAEDKLLFELCDLVVPFADSLGMNEQEIANLYNTMYYGNISLVANSTPRVATVLDQMRTLFKLIRLRGKSIANSREITRIHVHTLAYQAIFTVKDSVWKNTMAAAAKASLTAHRHVCASSNVDVTKATLIMDDSFSTSIVDGTRIALNIDKPVSCWDEILKVEQENISIQVCVAPVLVCTQASQTAGGGDNISSAGLVLQI